A segment of the Trueperaceae bacterium genome:
ATGGAGTTCTCCGCCACCTACACCACCGTAGACGCGCACACCGGCGGCGAGCCGCTGCGCGTCGTCACGGCCGGCGTCCCCCGCATCCCCGGCGCCACCATCCTGGAGAAGCGCCGCTGGGTGCGGGACAACCTCGACCACGTGAGGCGCGCCCTGATGTGGGAGCCGCGTGGGCACGCCGACATGTACGGCTGTTACGTCACCGAGCCCGTCACCGCTGGCGCCGACCTGGGCGTCATCTTCATGCACAACGAGGGCTACTCCGACATGTGCGGCCACGGCATCATCGCCCTGGCCACCGTGGCGGTGGCGCAGGGGCTCGTGCCGCGGGTGGTGGGCGAGACGCGCGTGGGGATAGACAGCCCCGCCGGGTTCATCGAGGCGTTCGTGGCGTGGGACGGTCGGCGCGTTGGCGCCGTGCGCTTCCTCAACGTGCCGTCGTTCCTGTACCGGCGGGACGTGCACGTGAACACGCCCGGTTTCGGCGACCTGAGCGTGGACATCGCCTTCGGGGGCGCCTTCTACGCCTACCTCGACGGGGCGGCGGCCGGCCTGGAGGTGGTGCCGGCCAACGTGCGCGAGTTGATCGAGCTGGGCGACCAGGTGAAGCGCGCCGTGATGGCCGGCGTGGAGATCCAGCACCCGGAGGTGAGCGAGCTGAACCGTCTCTACGGCACGATCATCGCGGGACCGCCGCGCGACCAAGCCAACCACCAGGCAAACGTGTGCGTGTTCGCCGAGCGCGAGGTGGACCGCTCGCCCACGGGCACGGGCACGTCGGGGAGGGTGGCGCAGCTGGTGGCGCGTGGGCGGCTCGCCCTCGGCGAGGAGCTGCGCAACGAGAGCATCGTAGGTTCCCTCTTCACCGGCAAGGCCGTGGCGCGCACGCGCGTGGGGGAGTTCGACGCCGTTGTGCCGGAGGTGAGCGGCACGGCGCACGTCGTGGGGTTCAACCAGTGGGTGGTCGAGCCGGGCGACGTGCTGGGAGAGGGCTTCCTTGTGCGCTAGGGCGCGAGCGCGCCTACTCCGGCGCCACGCGCGGCAGCATCCCGAGGAGCCTGTCGAGGATGCGCGCGCCGTCGACGCGCAGGCCGTTGTGCTCGTACTCGCTCGTCACCCACACCTCGAGGTTCGGCACGCGCGCCACCGTCTCCATGGCCAGCCCGAGGTCGACGTACATGTCGTTGTAGTAGAGGGCGGCCGCGCTCGGCACGCGGTTGCGGGCGAGCGCCCCTGGGTCGTAGAGCGCCGGCCAGTCGCTCTTGGCGGCCAGCAGCTCGGCCGCGCCCCTGAGCGGCGCCAGCGTCTCGAACTCGTCGAGCATCCACGAGTAGA
Coding sequences within it:
- a CDS encoding proline racemase family protein; its protein translation is MEFSATYTTVDAHTGGEPLRVVTAGVPRIPGATILEKRRWVRDNLDHVRRALMWEPRGHADMYGCYVTEPVTAGADLGVIFMHNEGYSDMCGHGIIALATVAVAQGLVPRVVGETRVGIDSPAGFIEAFVAWDGRRVGAVRFLNVPSFLYRRDVHVNTPGFGDLSVDIAFGGAFYAYLDGAAAGLEVVPANVRELIELGDQVKRAVMAGVEIQHPEVSELNRLYGTIIAGPPRDQANHQANVCVFAEREVDRSPTGTGTSGRVAQLVARGRLALGEELRNESIVGSLFTGKAVARTRVGEFDAVVPEVSGTAHVVGFNQWVVEPGDVLGEGFLVR